ATAGGACAGGTAGATAGCCATATATAGATAGCATTTGCTAGCGAAGCTGGTCCTGACTCAGATCTTGACTGGCCAATAACGTAAACTGGCCCCCACCTATCTTTGTTCATTCCGTCAACCTCAAAAATAAACAGCCAGGTATTTTACCAGTGAAATGGGTAGCCAAAGGATTACAATTTGGGATATGCAAGCTTTGCATGCTTTGGcagaccataggcaaatccaatAATCAAAGAAGAAGGTTATTTtatggggaaaaggaggaaattcAGAAGGGTTGTTTCGaaggaaagtccattggagaaaagcaaggttcacagtggtgatggtttcccattggctgagttgctggggtaGTCAATTTCTATCTGAGATGCAACATACATTTCTTCCTGTAATCAAGGATCCTTCCCTGTAGACTTCTTTCTGTTGGGGTCTTTAATTGACTGTCTTTCCTATAATTGACCTTGAGTGGTACTGTGTGGGAGCTCCCCCTGAAATGAGGTTTCCTTTACTAATTTTCACGATTACACCAATGATCATTAGGTGAGGTCTTTCCAAGGAAATTTACCTCCCCTCACTCTAGGACTAACACAGACTACTCATGTAAACTTGCTGGGCATATCCCTGGGACAGTACGTCCTCACTCAGAGAACAGGTGAGCTACTTAAAGTGGGTTCAGCAGTTTCCTTTTGATGGTTGGTTTTCTTGCCTATTAGCTCCTGCTAATGAATGTGTTTGTAAGAGAACCAAACTGCATTTCACGGAAGATAGTCTGCTTCAGATCTATTACAAACCAATGCCAGCGTCCTTTTTTCCAGAATCTTCCACATCACTGGGAAATTTGGCAGAAGCATGGGTTGGCTCTAACTTCCGTTCCCAATCAACCCTCTTCTCTTTTACCTGCCTCCCATTGTAGAGGATGAAAAGTCAGACACTCATTTCTCTAGACTTCTTTGCAGCGAGGGGTGACAAGGGAAGTCTGCTGGGGCAGGGGACAGGTTTGTAGgaattactttttttctctccataaaaAGAGAGGCAGACTGAAGGAAGTTTTCTCCTGCGGTTCTGGCCAGGTCCCTGCTTCCTGCTTTTGGATGAGGTTATGATGAGATGTAAGAGCTGGAGCCAGGCTGGTAGAACccaggggcagtgggaggagtCAAGGGCGGGACCAGCTCGGAGGCTAGAGGACCAGGGTGAGGTGAGGATGCTGCCGTCGAAGGGGCGGGGCGATCGCCTGGCGGAGCAGGAACCCAGGGCTCgtgcccccacccccgccgcgGGCCTTTCACTCCAGGGGCGGGGCCCGCCGGCCTTTAGAACCCGCGCGCTCGGGCGGGGCCGGCCGAAGGGTGGGGCGCGCTCCCTCGGGGCGGGGCGGGTGGAACCTCGGCACCCCGGCGACTGCGCGGTGGGCGCGGGCTCCCGGCGCGGGGTTCCTCCCACGCAGCCTCCCATTCAAAAGATGCCGAAGGGGCGGCGCGGCAGCCAGAGCCCCACGATGAGCCAgcggccggccccgcccctctACTTCCCGTCCCTCTACGACCGCGGCGTCTCTTCGTCCCCGCTCAGCGACTTCAACATCTGGAAGAAGCTCTTCGTGCCGCTGAAGGCGGGCGGGGCACCagcgggcggggcggcggggggtCGGGCCCTGCCCCAGGCGGCCCCGGCCTCAgtgcccccgccgccgcccggcctGGGCCCCCGCAGCGAGCGCCCCTGCCCCCCGCCCTGGCCCTCCGGCCTGGCCTCCATCCCCTACGAGCCTCTGCGCTTCTTCTACTCGCCGCCGCCGGGGCCCGAGGTGGCTGCCTCTGCTCTGGCCCCAGGCCCCACGACCCCCGGGCTGGCTTCTGCCTCCCACCCCGAGGAGCTGTGTGAGCTGGAGATCCGGATTAAGGAGCTGGAGCTGCTCACCATCACTGGGGACGGTTTCGACTCCCAGCGCTGTGCGTGACCTTGCTGAGCACCCCCTGCCCTCTGCAGCCCACCCTCAGCCTGCCTTGGCTCCCTCCTTGGCCCCATGCCCCTCTTATCCCCTCCCCACAGTGTGGCCTCTGGCTCAGAGTCTAGCCCCTGGAAGTCCCAGATCCCAAGTGGATCCCCCCAGAACTCAGACTTCCCCATCCTGGATCTCAGCAACTCCTTCCTGCACAATAAATCCGAATCACGGACTGTTTGGTCCCACCATCCATGCTCCCTCCGTCCTCAGCCCTTTGGGTAATCTGGACTCAGCCTCCAAACCTGGAACTCCATCCACCACAACCCCATCCTGAACATGCCCCCTTCCTGCACAGCACTGCTCCCAACCGTGGGGCCTCCCACCAGACAGCCCCTATCACTGAAGGCCCGAGGCTTAGTGCTTACCTTAGACTGGGTCCTCCACGAAAGGAGGTGGAAGCAGGTCAGGATCAACCGGAGTGTCTAGGAGGAGGTGGGACTTGTGCAAGACCCAGGAGGCCCCAGGATGCTCGGTGAGGGGCTTGGGTCCCTCCACTCCTCAGCGCTGGAAGGTAGCCTCCCGGTGACCCCGGCTCTGCCCTGAGAGCCCTCTCACCAGGGTCCTGGCCTCTGCAGTCTTGGAACCTGGACCAGGGCAGATCAAGTGTGCTGATGTAGGCAGGATTCTTCTGGGATGCAAGCCGACTGACTCCTCCCTGTTGGAGAGTGAAATTGTTAGATCTGATTCTGCTCGCAGAAGGACCTATTGAACTGAAGAATGTTCAGTAGCCATAAGCTGTTCCGCAGACTTTGTCTTTGTTCTGGCTAAGGTCAGCAATTGACCACTGGAGGCAGATGGTTCTGGAAAGACCATCCCCGCTAGTGTATAAAACAGGTTAAATTGACCCCCCTGCAGCACAGGGAAGGAGAGCGACCTAAACGCTTAGGTCCATGGTCCATGGGAATGGTCCCCAGTTCCGGTACCCTCTAATGTCCCCTTCCTCACAGCCATGGGAAGAAAACAAACCCTAGAAAACGCAGACTTTTCTAAGTCCTGGATTTCTATTCTCCACTTAAATGCGTTTTGGCTTTAGGGTTTTTTGCCCATCTTGGATCATCATGGGTCTGGGGCTCATGCAGGGAGCACACAATTGCTTCCCAAAGCTTGCTTTGGAGGTGTTAGAAAAGGCCCTTATCTCTACCACAGCTAAGTTTGTTTTGCTCTCCTGCAGATAAATTCTTGAAGGCGCTGAAAGATGAGAAGTTACAAGGACTGAAGACCAGGCAGCCTGCAAAGAAGCCGGCCTCTCTCTCCTGAGGAGCTGCCCCCCAGAGCCTGGGCAGCCACCTCCTTCAGTGTTAGTGCTTAGACAATGTGTCCCGGTTGTTGTCATTTCAAAGATGGTTATTTTCTGTTCTGAGTTTACTGCTGTTCTCCTTGCTCCCAGCATGGACTCCACATACAATGCCCACTTGAGTGTGAGGCTCCTGGAACCTGTCCTCTGTGTGCCACTGCTGGGGGGCTCTCTTCTGGGATCTGGAAGCTGCTACCCAGCTGGCATTCAGGGGCTCCAAAGACGAGGGGAGGGGACCCGAACACTGCCAAGTCAGGAGAGAATTGGGAATAACCAAGGGCAATATATATTTGGTTCTGTTTCCTGCTCAGAGAGGCACTTTGAGGCCTGGAACAATGGGTTGGTTTGTTTTCAAACACCTTTAGTCCctgaaagtgttttatttttttaatggttttggACTACAAAACTCTTTTGATAATCTGATCAAAGCCATGGTCCTTCCTGGAAATTTATATATTCAGGAAATTTTTATTGACACTTTCGTAGGCTCGTGGGATTGGGAATGGAGGagacacagaaaataaatagtataaataagtaaatcataATATGATATCCTAGAAGCTGAGATGctaaggggaaaataaaaagcgGATGGTGAGGCTGGTCAGGAGGGTCGGAGGAAAGCAGAGTGGCGTTTCAAATAGGGTTTCTTGAAGAGGTAACATTTAACCAAGGTTTGAAGGAGGTTGACTATGTTAGTTACGTGGCACACTGGgggaatgttccaggcagaagggccAGTGCACAGGCTGAAGGTGGGAGCATCTTAGGGTGTTTGAGGGTCAGCAAAGAGCCCAGCTGGCTGGAGCAGGAGGAGTGGGGGGAGAGGGGTAGGGATGAGTACAGAGAGGGCCATCCGGTGGGGCCTTGAAGCCACAGGAAGGGCTCCGGGCTGTTCTCCGAGAGGGTGGGGAGCAGTTGGTTAGAGGGCCTTCAGAATCTGCTTGTGCTGCTGGGTTGAGAATAGactaaggaaggaagcagggaaagCAGTTGGGAGGCTGTCATAATTAATAATCCAGCTGAGCAAGAAGCCACAGCACAGCTGCCGCTCCTTGCCAGGTGAGAGGCAACTATGGGGCACCCGCCCCTATGATCACAACCCCGCTGCCCGGTGCTGGCTCTGTGGCAAGGAGGAGGAGCCAGAGCACAGTGACACAAGCACTCAAAGGATCTCAGGAAACAAATCTTCAATCAAGTATGACATTCTGATGCTTGGCGTCTAAACTTCCTCGTGCCCTCACTCTGCCAGCAGCAAGTGTAGAGCATAGCCAAAGAATTTGTGAAGTTTGGGCTTCTTGCAAAGCAGAATGAAAAGGAGTGACCAGCGATCAGGTGTCttagaagccaagtgaagaaggTGCTCAGCTCTGACAAGTTGTGCTGATGGGCCAAGGAAGATGAGCCTGAGAATTCACTCTTGGGCTCAGCGCCATGGGTTTAGTGGTGGTGATCTTGTCAGAAGCACTTTGGATTGAGTGATGGAGTTAATGCCTGATGGAGTAGCTTTAAGAGAATGAGAGGAGATGAACTGGAGAAAGTGGGTGCAGATGACTCTTCAGAGGAGTTTAGCTGTCAGGGAGAGCAGAGAACTAGAGCAGCAGACTTGAGAGAAGAGTTTATTAAGATGGGAGAAACGATGGCATGTTTGTCATCTGATGGGGAATGACCCAGTAGAGGGAGAAAAAGTGATGATG
This sequence is a window from Equus caballus isolate H_3958 breed thoroughbred chromosome 12, TB-T2T, whole genome shotgun sequence. Protein-coding genes within it:
- the C12H11orf91 gene encoding uncharacterized protein C11orf91 homolog: MPKGRRGSQSPTMSQRPAPPLYFPSLYDRGVSSSPLSDFNIWKKLFVPLKAGGAPAGGAAGGRALPQAAPASVPPPPPGLGPRSERPCPPPWPSGLASIPYEPLRFFYSPPPGPEVAASALAPGPTTPGLASASHPEELCELEIRIKELELLTITGDGFDSQRYKFLKALKDEKLQGLKTRQPAKKPASLS